One segment of Fuscovulum ytuae DNA contains the following:
- a CDS encoding xanthine dehydrogenase family protein molybdopterin-binding subunit → MKFGQSQPARRVEDVRFLTGAGRYVDDIAPENALRAWFLRSDRAHGVITALDAAAARDVPGVHLVLTAEDLHQAGVQTGMRFSRVTNRDGSKGAGPARPVLAEGRVRFVGEAIAMVVAETLDQARDAAELIEVEIDELPVSLSLEPGGAAIHPEAAGNLAFDYGIGREGETAAALASSAHVVRLEVIHNRVIVNPLEPRGAWATWDEGRLHLAVNGQGVWTQKRELARMLGLDEAAVRVTNPDVGGGFGMKAMTYPEYVVIAQAARMLGRPVRWMAERGEGMLSDNAGRDLIARAEMGFDAGLKITGYRVTVLSNLGAYSSQFGQPIQSELFSKVLTGVYDIPNAWQNTLGVFTNTAPVDAYRGAGRPEAILTIERVMDEAARVLGADPFELRRRNFIRAFPYRTVTGQVIDVGDFPRVLARAELEGDVAGFAERRQASAEKGLLRGLGLATYIESILGDPSETARVVLDADGGATLYVGTQSNGQGHETVYARMLSGMTGIDVDLIRVVQGDSDAIPTGGGTGGSRSVTVQGTATRATVIQMVAGFEAFLAEETGVEGMRFDDLSFGAPGSNLRFTLAEAAEMARAKGRDDLCDKAATITLEGRSFPNGAHLAEVEIDPETGEVRLDRYTVVDDFGTLIAPELAIGQVHGGVAQGFGQAVMENAVHDEAGQLLTASFMDYAMPRADDLPFIGFTSEPVPSILNPFGMKGCGEAGTVGALGAVSNAVRDALALRGVGRVDMPFSPQRVWQWLQDAE, encoded by the coding sequence ATGAAATTCGGCCAATCACAACCCGCCCGACGGGTGGAAGATGTTCGTTTCCTGACTGGGGCGGGGCGCTATGTTGATGATATCGCACCGGAAAATGCACTGCGTGCGTGGTTTTTGCGGTCTGACCGGGCGCATGGGGTGATCACGGCGCTGGACGCGGCGGCGGCGCGGGATGTGCCGGGGGTGCATCTGGTTCTGACGGCGGAGGACCTGCATCAAGCGGGCGTGCAGACGGGGATGCGTTTTTCCCGCGTGACCAATCGCGACGGCAGCAAGGGGGCGGGGCCTGCGCGCCCCGTGCTGGCCGAGGGGCGGGTAAGGTTCGTGGGTGAGGCGATCGCCATGGTCGTGGCCGAAACGCTGGATCAGGCGCGGGATGCGGCAGAATTGATCGAGGTGGAGATTGATGAACTGCCGGTTTCCCTATCGCTGGAACCCGGTGGGGCGGCGATCCACCCAGAGGCGGCGGGGAACCTTGCCTTTGATTATGGCATAGGGCGCGAGGGAGAGACGGCGGCGGCGCTGGCCTCTTCGGCGCATGTCGTCCGGCTTGAGGTGATCCACAACCGGGTGATCGTGAACCCACTGGAGCCGCGCGGGGCTTGGGCCACATGGGATGAGGGCCGCCTGCATCTGGCCGTAAACGGGCAAGGCGTCTGGACCCAGAAGCGCGAATTGGCGCGGATGCTCGGCTTGGACGAGGCGGCGGTGCGGGTCACGAACCCCGATGTCGGCGGCGGTTTCGGGATGAAGGCCATGACCTATCCCGAATATGTGGTGATCGCGCAGGCGGCGCGGATGCTGGGCCGCCCCGTGCGCTGGATGGCGGAACGTGGCGAGGGGATGCTTTCGGATAATGCCGGGCGCGACCTGATCGCGCGGGCGGAGATGGGGTTCGACGCGGGGCTGAAGATTACCGGCTATCGGGTGACGGTGCTGTCGAACCTTGGGGCATATAGTTCGCAATTCGGGCAACCCATTCAATCGGAACTGTTTTCCAAGGTTCTGACCGGGGTCTATGATATCCCGAACGCTTGGCAGAACACCCTGGGTGTCTTTACCAACACCGCCCCCGTCGATGCCTATCGCGGGGCGGGGCGGCCTGAGGCGATTCTGACCATCGAACGGGTGATGGATGAGGCAGCGCGGGTTCTAGGCGCCGATCCGTTCGAGTTGCGGCGGCGCAACTTCATCCGCGCCTTCCCCTATAGGACAGTGACGGGGCAGGTGATCGACGTGGGCGATTTCCCCCGTGTGCTGGCGCGGGCCGAGCTTGAGGGGGATGTGGCGGGCTTTGCTGAACGGCGGCAGGCGAGCGCGGAGAAAGGCCTGCTGCGCGGATTGGGTCTGGCCACTTATATCGAGTCGATCCTTGGCGATCCGTCGGAAACCGCGCGTGTGGTGCTGGATGCGGATGGCGGGGCGACGCTTTATGTGGGCACGCAATCCAACGGGCAGGGGCATGAGACTGTTTATGCCCGGATGCTTTCGGGGATGACGGGGATTGATGTGGACCTGATCCGCGTGGTGCAGGGCGACAGCGATGCCATCCCCACGGGCGGTGGCACGGGTGGGTCGCGGTCGGTGACGGTTCAGGGCACGGCGACTCGCGCGACGGTGATACAGATGGTGGCGGGGTTCGAGGCGTTCTTGGCCGAAGAGACGGGGGTTGAGGGCATGCGCTTTGACGACCTTTCCTTTGGCGCGCCGGGATCGAACCTGCGCTTCACCTTGGCAGAGGCCGCCGAGATGGCACGTGCGAAGGGGCGGGACGATCTTTGCGACAAGGCGGCAACGATCACGCTTGAGGGGCGGTCCTTTCCCAACGGCGCGCATCTGGCCGAGGTGGAGATCGACCCCGAGACAGGGGAGGTGCGGCTGGACCGCTACACCGTCGTGGATGATTTCGGCACGCTGATCGCGCCGGAACTGGCCATCGGACAGGTGCATGGCGGGGTGGCGCAGGGGTTCGGTCAGGCGGTGATGGAAAATGCCGTGCATGATGAGGCGGGGCAGCTTTTGACGGCAAGCTTCATGGATTACGCCATGCCGCGGGCGGATGACCTGCCCTTTATCGGTTTCACCTCGGAACCCGTGCCGTCGATCCTGAACCCCTTCGGGATGAAGGGCTGCGGTGAAGCGGGCACGGTCGGGGCGCTTGGTGCGGTTTCGAATGCGGTGCGCGATGCGCTTGCCCTGCGCGGCGTGGGGCGGGTGGACATGCCCTTTTCGCCCCAGCGTGTCTGGCAGTGGTTGCAGGACGCAGAATGA
- a CDS encoding type III PLP-dependent enzyme: protein MGLSKTIWTNPTEFLRNQQPEHPVLFFSPSALQAAARRFIDGFPGMVTYAVKSNPGEEVVENLAAAGVRGYDCASPFEIDLIRRLAPDAAIHYNNPVRSLAEIAHAVEKGVKSWSVDSRSELEKLIAHVPAADSEISVRFKLPVAGAAYNFGAKFGATAELATDLLRRVAEAGFIPSITFHPGTQCTDPAAWEAYIRTAAQIAQDAGVTIARLNVGGGFPSHRLMGVVPQLEATFDLIDRVATEAFGAARPMLICEPGRGLCGDAFTLAARVKALRDDTHVFLNDGVYGSLTELPLIGVIDRVEVLSPEGEKRMGAPLPRIVFGPTCDSVDRLPGEVPLPSDIAEGDYVIVQGMGAYSTVTNTRFNGFGELALATVLSLKV, encoded by the coding sequence ATGGGACTGTCCAAAACGATCTGGACCAATCCGACCGAATTCCTCCGCAACCAGCAGCCGGAGCATCCGGTGCTGTTTTTCTCGCCCTCGGCCCTGCAGGCCGCGGCGCGGCGGTTCATTGATGGCTTCCCCGGCATGGTGACCTATGCGGTGAAGTCGAACCCGGGCGAAGAAGTGGTCGAAAACCTCGCCGCTGCAGGGGTGCGCGGCTATGACTGCGCCTCACCCTTTGAAATCGACCTGATCCGCCGCCTCGCGCCTGATGCGGCCATCCATTACAACAACCCCGTCCGTTCGCTGGCCGAGATTGCCCATGCGGTGGAAAAGGGCGTGAAATCCTGGTCCGTCGATTCGCGGTCGGAACTGGAAAAGCTGATCGCCCACGTCCCGGCTGCGGACAGCGAAATCTCGGTCCGGTTCAAGCTGCCGGTGGCGGGCGCGGCCTATAATTTCGGGGCGAAATTCGGGGCGACGGCGGAACTGGCGACCGATCTGCTGCGCCGAGTGGCGGAGGCGGGTTTCATCCCGTCGATCACCTTCCATCCGGGTACGCAATGCACCGATCCCGCCGCATGGGAGGCCTATATCCGCACCGCCGCGCAGATCGCGCAGGATGCGGGTGTGACCATCGCGCGGCTGAATGTCGGCGGTGGCTTCCCGTCGCACCGCCTGATGGGCGTGGTGCCGCAGCTGGAGGCGACCTTTGATCTGATCGACCGCGTGGCGACCGAGGCGTTTGGTGCCGCCCGCCCGATGCTGATCTGCGAACCGGGGCGGGGCTTGTGCGGCGATGCCTTCACGCTGGCGGCTCGCGTCAAGGCGCTGCGCGATGATACGCATGTGTTCCTGAACGATGGCGTCTATGGCAGCCTGACCGAGCTTCCTCTGATCGGGGTGATCGACCGGGTGGAGGTTCTGTCGCCCGAGGGTGAAAAGCGCATGGGTGCGCCCCTGCCGCGCATCGTCTTTGGCCCGACCTGCGACTCGGTGGACCGTCTGCCGGGTGAAGTGCCGCTGCCGTCGGATATCGCGGAAGGCGATTACGTGATCGTGCAGGGGATGGGGGCCTATTCCACGGTCACCAACACCCGCTTTAACGGCTTTGGCGAATTGGCGCTGGCAACGGTTCTGTCGCTGAAGGTCTGA